From the genome of Primulina eburnea isolate SZY01 chromosome 12, ASM2296580v1, whole genome shotgun sequence, one region includes:
- the LOC140806524 gene encoding sugar transporter ERD6-like 6, whose translation MGMTDDFEASLQVLRGFDTDITLEVNEIKRSVASTSRRTTLHFAELKSRRYWLPLMIGIGLLVLQQLSGINGVIFYSSNIFESAGITSSNAATVGVGIIQVIATAVSTWLMDRTGRRVLLIVSSSGMVLSLLLVSVSFFLKGMVAEDSSLYGILGILSVVGVLLMIVSFSLGMGPIPWLIMSEILPVKVKSLAGSVATLANWLFSWIITMTAPIFLAWSSGGSFAIYMTMCVFSLAFVTVWVPETKGKTLEEIQFSFRRASVF comes from the exons ATGGGCATGACTGATGATTTTGAAGCCTCTTTGCAAGTTCTTCGAGGTTTTGACACCGATATTACTCTTGAAGTAAACGAAATCAAG AGGTCTGTAGCTTCAACGAGTAGAAGAACGACACTCCACTTCGCAGAACTCAAATCAAGAAGATATTGGTTACCTCTGATG ATAGGAATTGGGTTACTCGTCCTCCAGCAGCTATCTGGAATCAATGGTGTCATCTTCTATTCTTCTAATATATTCGAATCCGCTG GAATCACGTCCAGCAATGCTGCAACCGTTGGTGTGGGAATTATTCAG GTGATTGCAACTGCCGTTTCTACATGGTTGATGGACAGAACGGGCCGTAGGGTTCTTCTAATC GTATCATCTTCTGGAATGGTTCTTAGTCTCCTACTTGTTTCTGTTTCATTTTTTCTTAAG GGCATGGTAGCAGAGGATTCTTCATTGTATGGCATACTGGGAATCCTATCCGTTGTTGGGGTGCTG TTGATGATTGTGTCTTTTTCACTTGGGATGGGGCCAATTCCATGGCTTATTATGTCTGAG ATTCTCCCTGTTAAAGTGAAAAGTTTGGCTGGGAGTGTGGCAACTTTGGCCAACTGGCTCTTCTCTTGGATCATTACTATGACTGCACCGATATTTCTGGCTTGGAGCAGCGGAG GAAGTTTCGCTATATACATGACCATGTGTGTTTTCAGTTTGGCATTTGTAACAGTTTGGGTTCCTGAGACCAAGGGAAAAACCTTAGAGGAAATCCAGTTCTC